The Aedes aegypti strain LVP_AGWG chromosome 3, AaegL5.0 Primary Assembly, whole genome shotgun sequence genome contains a region encoding:
- the LOC5570994 gene encoding probable very-long-chain enoyl-CoA reductase art-1 — MEVEILDAKNSKPIGKCRVQGDTSIKALKNEVQNMKKSLTVHRQALRLEPRGKILKDSDTLQSLNFTSGGKLYVKDLGPQISWKGVFLAEYAGPIFVYMIFYQRPSLIYGSAAANPVSLTANVAALCWIAHYAKRLLETLFVHRFSHATMPLRNLFKNCTYYWAFAGYVAYHVNHPLFTEPSTAVMYAGLAGFIVSELGNFSIHMLLRNLRPAGSTVRKIPKPDGNPLTQLFNFVSCPNYTYEFLSWLSFSLMTTCVPALLFTAAGMYQMTVWAIGKHKNYKKDFKDYPKGRKAILPFVI, encoded by the exons ATGGAG GTCGAAATCCTTGATGCGAAAAACTCCAAACCCATTGGCAAGTGCCGTGTGCAGGGCGACACCTCAATTAAGGCCCTGAAAAATGAAGTGCAGAACATGAAGAAATCACTGACCGTCCATCGGCAGGCTTTACGGTTGGAGCCCCGTGGTAaaatattgaaggattccgaTACCCTGCAATCCCTCAACTTTACATCCGGAGGCAAACTCTACGTGAAAGATCTTGGACCGCAGATCAGCTGGAAGGGTGTCTTCCTGGCCGAATACGCTGGACCGATCTTTGTGTACATGATCTTCTACCAGAGGCCGTCCCTCATCTACGGTAGTGCCGCTGCGAATCCAGTTAGTCTGACTGCCAA CGTCGCTGCCCTCTGCTGGATTGCTCACTATGCGAAGCGCTTGCTGGAGACGCTGTTCGTTCATCGATTCTCTCATGCTACCATGCCGCTTAGGAACCTCTTCAAGAACTGCACGTACTACTGGGCATTTGCCGGTTACGTAGCGTACCACGTGAACCATCCGCTGTTCACCGAACCCAGTACCGCTGTTATGTATGCTGGATTGGCTGGATTCATT GTGAGTGAGCTCGGCAATTTCTCGATCCACATGCTGTTGAGAAATCTGAGACCAGCGGGATCCACAGTTCGCAAAATTCCCAAACCCGATGGCAATCCATTGACTCAGTTGTTCAA CTTCGTGTCCTGCCCGAACTACACATACGAGTTCCTGTCCTGGCTGTCGTTCTCGCTGATGACCACCTGCGTTCCGGCGTTGCTCTTCACCGCTGCCGGTATGTACCAGATGACGGTGTGGGCCATCGGAAAGCACAAGAACTACAAGAAAGACTTCAAGGATTACCCCAAGGGCCGCAAGGCCATCTTGCCTTTCGTCATCTAA